In Dama dama isolate Ldn47 chromosome 10, ASM3311817v1, whole genome shotgun sequence, the sequence CTGGCGCAGGTGATGTTGTTGTAGGTGAGCACGGGTGGCTGGCGGTCATCATCGCCCTCGGCCAGGGCCTGCACGAAGCGGGGCACGGAGGCCGGCTGCTGCAGGGCGAAGGCCCACAGGGCGCCCAGCGCGCAGCCGCAGTCCCAGGGGTTGCCCTCGAGCCACAGGCGCTCCAGGCCAGGGGGCTGCGGCACGAAGGTCCTCAGCGAGTTGTTCTGGAGGCTGAGGAAGCGCAGGTGGCTGAGCGGTGCGAGCACGGCCGTGGGCAGCATCTCCAGGTGGTTGTGCGAGATGTCCAGCCAGAAGGTGCGCTTCAGGGGCCCCAGGGCGTCCACTGGCAGTGCTGACAGCCGGTTGCGGGCGAGGAGGAGGTACTCCAGGCGGCCGAGGTCCTGGAAGAGCCGGCCTGGCAGGTGTGTGAGCTGGTTGGCCGTGAGGTCCAGCTCGAGCAGCTCGGCCAGGCCCCCCAGGCTGCGCTCGTCCACGTCTGCGATGCTGTTGCCCTTGAGGAAGAGCCGGCGCAGCCCTGAGAGGCCCGCGAAGGCGAGCGGGCCCAGGCGGGCCAGGCAGCCGCCCTCCAGGTGCAGGCTGTGGAGCTTGGCCAGGCCCTGGAAGGCCTGCTCTGGGAGGTCGCGCAGACAGTTGCCGGAGAGGTTGAGCACGGCCAGGTTGAGCAGGCCCAGGAAGCCGCCGGGCCGGAGCTCCTGCAGCTGGTTGTTGTTGAGGGCCAGCACCTCCAGCTGGCCCAGGCCCGTGAAGGCTTCTTCGGGCAGCTGCCGCAGGCGGTTGTGGCCAAGCTGCAGCTCCTCCAGGAAGTGCAGGTCCTTGAAGGTGCGGGGCCGCAGGCTGGCGAGCGCGTTGTGTGAGAGGCGCAGGACGCGCAGGCCCAGCAGCCCCGGGAAGCTGTCCTCCAGGAGGCCGCCCACGCGGTTGTGCGAGAGGTCTAGCCAGCGCAGCGCCTTCATGCCCAGGAAGGCGCCCGGGGCCACAGCGGCCACGAGGTTGTGGTCCAGGTAGAGCTTCTGGAGCTTGGGCAGCTTGATGAAGACGTTAGCCTTGACGCTGCGCAGGGCATTCCGGCTCAGGTCCAGCTCTCGCAGCTCGCCCAGGCCGCAGAAGAGCGCGGGCTGCAGGTAGGCCAGCTTGTTGCCTGCCAGCACCAGCTCCCGCAGGCCGGCCAAGCCCTGGAATGCAGTGTCGGGCAGCACGGCCAGGCTGTTCCAGCCCAGGTTGAGGTCCCAGAGGTGCGCCAGGCCCCGGAAGAGACCCTCATCCAGGCGGCTGAGCAGGTTGTTGCTGAGACCGAGCGAGGCCAGGCCAGGCGTGTGCAGGAAGGTGTGGGCTGCCAGCGCGCGCAGCCGGTTGTGCTCCAGGTGCAGGTGGCACAGGCCACGCAGGCCCAGCAGTGCCTGCGGCTCCAGGCTGGCCAGCCCGCTGCCCTGCAGGTTGAGGAAGCCCAGGCCCGAGAGGTTGCGGAAGGCGGCCGCGGGGATAGAGGAGAAGTTGTTCCCGTCCAGCCAGAGCGCCTTGGTGCCGGGTGGGAGGCCCCCAGGCAGCCGCGTGAGGTTCCGGGAGCTGCAGAAGACGTTGAGCTCGTCCGTGTGGTCGTCATGGCCGCAGGAGCAGACGGCTGGGCACTGTGGGCCCTCAGGGTCTGCTGGTGCCGTGGGCTCCACTCCTTCCAGGCCGCAGGGGCCCAGCGCTGCCCAGGAGACCAGCAGCACCACCAGGGCCAGGCCTCCTGCGGGGAGAGGGGCTTGGGGAGGAGGCCCGGGATGGGGACTCAGGTTGGAGCAAGACATGGGACCTTCCAGGCCTCAGCTGCACCCCGGGACCACGACACGCACCCGTTAAGAGAAGGCCTTGCTAACCAGAGTGGAAGGTGTGGGCAAGCGACACGGGCCCCCCCGTCAGTAGGTAGGACCAGGATGGCCTCTAGGGTGAGACCGGCTGCTCTTTCCACTGTGCAGGACCAGAGGGAACTGGGGACCGAGGACCTGGCCACTAGGCCGTGTGTCGGCCTCATCCCCAAGGTGGACACTCGAGCCAGCCTGGAGAAAGGCGTGAGTGACAGAACCTTCTGGAGGAGGCCTGGGTGGGCAAGCGCTTGCTGCCCTAAGGTCCTGGACAGTAAGCTGGATGCCCACTGCCCCCATCGGACCCCTGATCAGGGGTGCCCCCCTCCCTGGTGTGTGTGGCACgtaccagggactgagcccagcgCCAgcgtggggagaggagagggccaGCCTCGACCACCAGAGACTGGTTCTATCACTGGACaaaggatgccaggcttccccacaAGGCCCCCCAGAAGTTCCATTGGGCACTGGGCTTGTCCCCCACAGTGGGCCGCTCCCTGCCCTGAGTGCTCCGGGTCTCAGGGTGGGCATGGCAGCTGGGGTGGGCAAGGCTCCGCAAGGGGACCAGGTGGCCATGGCCTGGCATCCGAGCAATTGGGGGGGCCTGGGCGGGGCCCCGGGGTGCTGTGGGGCCCTGCGTCCCCTGCGCCCCTACCTGGGGCGGGAGAGGAGGTGGGCTGAAGTCACAGTGACTCTCCAGGGCCGGACCCCCCGGATGAGTGGCCACGCTTCCCCCGTGGGCTCCCAGAGTGAAGCCCTCCCAGGGGCAGCCCCTACCCTGGTAGGCCGGGGGCACCGGCTGGTCACCCCCGGGCAAGTGGTGGGGACACGGGAGCCTCACCTCTCCTTGGGGCCATCCCTCGTGCTGAGTGGGAGCGGGGCGTCTGCTGGGCCGCTGCTCCTACCCTCTGGATTTCCCCTCCGCGGGGCAGCCAGCACCCGTGTCACCGGCCAGCCCAGCTGCTGGCCCCGGCGCCGTTAACCCCCTCCTGCCGGGTGCCAGCAGCAGCTCTGAgagcggggcggggggcaggtggcacaggggccaggctgggggcggCGTCTGCCTGCCGCGCCCCCAGGGGCAGCTCTGAGACCCGCGGGCCCATCCCCCATCATCATGGCTCCCCCCCCTACCCGTCCCCCTGCAGGGCTGGCCACAGAGCTGGGGCTGCAGGCAGTGCTGGGCGGGGGTCTCCCTTGGAGCAGCCTGTGAGGCGCTAGTGTTCAGCGGCCCCCTGCTTGGTGGTGGGGGCCCTTCGGGGGCTCCTGGGGGCTGCCTGCCCAGCCGATGGTCGTGTGGGAGTTAAGCTGGGCCTGCCCGTCAGCCGAATGCTGACCACGCCCCGCCTGTTCCTCCCCCCTTGGGTGGGGTCCTCAGTCAGCTCCCAGGCCCGGCCCAGCCTCCGCTTCTCCCGTGAACTCAGGGTCAGCTGCTGTCTGGCTGTGCCCTACCCCCAGCCTCTTCTAGGAATGCTTGGCCGGGTGCTCTGTTTGCTTTCCCGGCCCTGTTCTCTAGGGAGGAGAGTTGGGGGCGGCCTGGCCTCAGGGACCAGATCCCAGGGCCATGAGACCAGCCCCCGCAGCAGCGGGCCCCATCCTGCCCTCTGGGGCGCCCGCaggctgcgggggtggggggggcccaGTGTCCGGCCTGAGGTCAGCCCCAGGTCAGTCGTGGGAGGCCGCTCCAGTGGGTGGCCCTGGCCTCGCTCCTCCAGACTCAGCCGCGTCCCCAGGCTGGCCTCCAGCCGCCCCTCCCCTTCACCAGGACCCTGCCCGTGGCTGCTGCGCCCGCCCACCCCTTCCTCTGCTCTGCCTGGGGTGGAGGGCTTGTGTCAGCAGGGCTTGAAAAAGGTGGAAGCACTCGTGGGTAAGGCTAGGCTTGTGGAGGCCTCCCGGTGAGCCTGAGGaggggggctgggggtgaggcAGGAGCCACTGGGCCCAGAGATCCTCTGCCTCGTGGCCCCTCCCCCGCTCATGCCATGACTCAGGGACTGGATTTGTCTTCCTCCATTTATcgagctttgatttttttccaggtCATCTCTCAGCTTCTCTTCTGAGAAATTATAGATCTGCAGGGAGAAAGTCCACACCCAGAAGTTTACAGGGCAAACACGCATTTACACAGTAGAAAGTGCGGACTCAGCAGGAGTCGGGCCCCGGGGCCTCTGCACCAAAAAGCTCCCAGCCCGGCAAGCGGCCAGCGCCTGTCCCCTGACACCTACAGGGCTGGGGTGGGACTTCCTGTAAATCCCTGGGGAGCGCGTGTGTGGCGGGGAACCCGTCAGGGCTGCGGCAGCCGGGCTA encodes:
- the IGFALS gene encoding insulin-like growth factor-binding protein complex acid labile subunit isoform X2 — protein: MAPRRGGLALVVLLVSWAALGPCGLEGVEPTAPADPEGPQCPAVCSCGHDDHTDELNVFCSSRNLTRLPGGLPPGTKALWLDGNNFSSIPAAAFRNLSGLGFLNLQGSGLASLEPQALLGLRGLCHLHLEHNRLRALAAHTFLHTPGLASLGLSNNLLSRLDEGLFRGLAHLWDLNLGWNSLAVLPDTAFQGLAGLRELVLAGNKLAYLQPALFCGLGELRELDLSRNALRSVKANVFIKLPKLQKLYLDHNLVAAVAPGAFLGMKALRWLDLSHNRVGGLLEDSFPGLLGLRVLRLSHNALASLRPRTFKDLHFLEELQLGHNRLRQLPEEAFTGLGQLEVLALNNNQLQELRPGGFLGLLNLAVLNLSGNCLRDLPEQAFQGLAKLHSLHLEGGCLARLGPLAFAGLSGLRRLFLKGNSIADVDERSLGGLAELLELDLTANQLTHLPGRLFQDLGRLEYLLLARNRLSALPVDALGPLKRTFWLDISHNHLEMLPTAVLAPLSHLRFLSLQNNSLRTFVPQPPGLERLWLEGNPWDCGCALGALWAFALQQPASVPRFVQALAEGDDDRQPPVLTYNNITCASPPGLAGLDLRDVGEAHFAHC
- the IGFALS gene encoding insulin-like growth factor-binding protein complex acid labile subunit isoform X1, encoding MAPRRAPLPAGGLALVVLLVSWAALGPCGLEGVEPTAPADPEGPQCPAVCSCGHDDHTDELNVFCSSRNLTRLPGGLPPGTKALWLDGNNFSSIPAAAFRNLSGLGFLNLQGSGLASLEPQALLGLRGLCHLHLEHNRLRALAAHTFLHTPGLASLGLSNNLLSRLDEGLFRGLAHLWDLNLGWNSLAVLPDTAFQGLAGLRELVLAGNKLAYLQPALFCGLGELRELDLSRNALRSVKANVFIKLPKLQKLYLDHNLVAAVAPGAFLGMKALRWLDLSHNRVGGLLEDSFPGLLGLRVLRLSHNALASLRPRTFKDLHFLEELQLGHNRLRQLPEEAFTGLGQLEVLALNNNQLQELRPGGFLGLLNLAVLNLSGNCLRDLPEQAFQGLAKLHSLHLEGGCLARLGPLAFAGLSGLRRLFLKGNSIADVDERSLGGLAELLELDLTANQLTHLPGRLFQDLGRLEYLLLARNRLSALPVDALGPLKRTFWLDISHNHLEMLPTAVLAPLSHLRFLSLQNNSLRTFVPQPPGLERLWLEGNPWDCGCALGALWAFALQQPASVPRFVQALAEGDDDRQPPVLTYNNITCASPPGLAGLDLRDVGEAHFAHC